From Novipirellula galeiformis, a single genomic window includes:
- a CDS encoding acetylxylan esterase, with amino-acid sequence MRCLPLRYSRYLLLIACVHASMMYGVLQAADSLVLSVDTDHEDSLYKVGEEATFLVTLKNGKQAVEEGKVSYVIDDFLKSGKTGGFPAGELALGSEPARIVVKADRPGFLRCQVTYTPSEGKPIKAAVGAGFSVTEIEPSMPVPDDFDAYWAEQKRQLAEVPADATLTPVDQANDSIASYDVQVPCLGGAPVSGYFCKPKQAKPKSLPAILWVHGAGVRSSGLGTAVKGAAAGMLSMDMNAHGIPNGKPAAYYAELSAGPLRSYRNAGNESRDTVYFRGMFLRLVRGIDFLTSQPEWNGRDVVVIGHSQGGGQALAAGGLDDRVTLIASGVPAICDHSGEVVGRVNGWPKLVPRGADGKPEPKPLQASRYVDAVNFASRCRAEAIMSVGFIDGTCPPSSCYAAYNALLGEKQMINEPKMGHAAPSHIHKAFFDRVLEHVTLQPADAAQPAAAAN; translated from the coding sequence ATGCGTTGTCTTCCGTTGCGTTACAGCCGTTATTTATTACTGATCGCATGTGTTCATGCATCAATGATGTACGGCGTTCTACAAGCTGCCGATTCACTCGTGCTGAGCGTGGATACCGATCACGAGGATTCGCTCTACAAGGTGGGTGAAGAGGCGACCTTTCTCGTAACACTGAAAAACGGGAAACAAGCGGTCGAGGAAGGGAAGGTCTCGTACGTGATCGACGATTTCCTGAAAAGCGGGAAAACGGGCGGTTTTCCCGCAGGAGAATTGGCGTTAGGTAGCGAACCTGCGCGAATTGTGGTGAAAGCAGATCGGCCCGGATTTTTACGCTGCCAAGTGACTTATACGCCAAGCGAGGGCAAGCCGATCAAGGCCGCCGTGGGCGCTGGTTTTTCGGTGACAGAGATCGAACCGAGTATGCCCGTCCCGGATGACTTTGATGCCTATTGGGCCGAGCAAAAACGTCAACTCGCCGAGGTCCCGGCCGATGCAACTCTGACGCCCGTCGACCAGGCCAACGACTCCATCGCGTCCTATGACGTTCAAGTTCCTTGTCTCGGTGGGGCTCCAGTATCGGGCTATTTTTGCAAACCGAAACAAGCCAAGCCCAAAAGCTTGCCAGCGATTTTGTGGGTGCACGGTGCCGGTGTCCGCAGCTCGGGTCTCGGCACCGCGGTCAAAGGTGCCGCTGCGGGGATGTTATCCATGGACATGAATGCCCACGGCATTCCTAACGGGAAACCCGCCGCATACTACGCTGAATTGAGCGCCGGACCACTGCGGAGTTACCGAAACGCCGGCAACGAGAGTCGCGACACCGTTTACTTTCGTGGCATGTTTTTACGACTGGTGCGAGGGATCGACTTTTTGACTTCGCAACCGGAGTGGAACGGCCGCGATGTCGTCGTCATTGGGCATAGCCAGGGCGGTGGCCAGGCGCTCGCAGCGGGTGGACTCGATGATCGCGTCACCTTGATTGCAAGCGGGGTGCCAGCGATTTGTGATCACTCCGGTGAAGTCGTGGGACGGGTCAACGGTTGGCCCAAGCTCGTACCGCGTGGAGCCGATGGCAAGCCCGAACCGAAGCCGTTGCAGGCCTCGCGATACGTCGACGCGGTGAACTTCGCTTCGCGTTGCCGTGCCGAAGCGATCATGAGTGTCGGATTCATCGACGGGACTTGTCCACCGTCGAGTTGCTACGCCGCCTACAACGCTTTGTTAGGTGAAAAACAGATGATCAATGAACCCAAGATGGGTCATGCCGCACCGTCGCACATTCATAAAGCATTCTTTGATCGTGTCTTGGAGCACGTGACGCTTCAACCTGCGGACGCAGCTCAGCCTGCAGCCGCGGCGAACTAA
- a CDS encoding triphosphoribosyl-dephospho-CoA synthase, translated as MVNDPLGVVRSQVRSVADAVRWSLLLEATSPKAGNVFPGQSFDDLSYGDFVVAAEIAAEVFASPGRHFSEMVLGAVRQTKLATGSNVNLGILLLIGPIAEVAHRDLDCDLQAAVASLLEAQNQDDAACIFEAIRNATAGGLGEVDELDVRDPATSGDDLIAAMRLAADRDSVASQYANGFKDLFERVVPRLEKAIDASGDILGGIADAHLELLASQTDTLIARKCGAAVAEEVTRRASEVDKLDRTARQQFDAYLRSDGNRLNPGTTADLIAAALFVLLLRLE; from the coding sequence ATGGTCAATGATCCACTTGGCGTGGTGCGATCGCAGGTGCGGTCGGTTGCCGATGCGGTTCGCTGGTCCCTCCTGTTGGAAGCGACCTCCCCGAAAGCAGGGAATGTGTTCCCGGGGCAATCGTTCGATGATTTGAGTTATGGTGACTTCGTCGTCGCCGCTGAGATTGCGGCCGAGGTGTTTGCGTCGCCGGGACGCCATTTCAGCGAAATGGTTCTCGGTGCGGTGCGGCAAACAAAATTGGCAACGGGCTCCAATGTTAACTTAGGCATTTTGTTGTTGATCGGTCCGATCGCGGAAGTCGCTCACCGCGATCTCGACTGCGATTTGCAAGCCGCCGTTGCTTCACTACTCGAAGCTCAGAACCAAGACGATGCCGCTTGTATCTTCGAGGCGATACGCAATGCCACCGCCGGTGGGCTAGGCGAAGTCGATGAGTTGGATGTGCGCGATCCGGCTACGTCGGGGGACGATTTGATTGCGGCGATGCGATTGGCGGCCGATCGGGATTCGGTAGCGTCTCAGTATGCCAATGGGTTCAAGGACTTATTTGAGCGCGTCGTGCCTCGTTTGGAAAAGGCCATCGACGCGAGCGGCGATATCCTGGGCGGGATCGCCGATGCGCACCTCGAGTTGCTCGCCAGCCAAACCGATACGTTGATCGCGCGTAAGTGCGGCGCAGCAGTGGCGGAGGAAGTGACGCGTCGGGCAAGCGAAGTCGACAAACTTGATCGCACGGCACGCCAGCAGTTCGACGCTTATTTGCGAAGTGACGGTAATCGTTTGAACCCGGGAACTACTGCCGATTTAATCGCCGCGGCGTTGTTCGTATTGCTCCTGCGGCTAGAGTGA
- a CDS encoding alpha/beta fold hydrolase codes for MKSIAEDLLPYQSGELTTGSHTLRFLDEGAGEQTLLCVHGNPTWSFYWRSIVERFSASHRVVAVDHLGCGRSDKPPRGMHIDNGEFPYRLSDHRDNLVQLIDSLNLKRVTLIAHDWGGAIGLSAMLKRTDRLERIVLLNTAAFPPPYVPWRIAACRIPLLGSAAVRGLNAFAGAAITMAMSRNKLSKDAARGLLAPYNSWANRVANDAFVRDIPMSDKHPTMATLRQLEADLPKLAELPSLLVWGMKDWCFRPECLRRFQQVWPHAKTVEIADAGHYVIEDANAEVVSAIAAFLQDSDSKDCYSDGQ; via the coding sequence ATGAAATCGATTGCTGAAGACCTGCTGCCTTATCAGTCAGGCGAATTGACTACTGGATCGCACACGCTGCGTTTTCTCGACGAAGGTGCCGGGGAGCAGACGCTATTATGCGTCCACGGAAACCCAACGTGGAGTTTCTATTGGCGGTCGATTGTCGAGCGATTTAGTGCGAGCCATCGGGTCGTCGCGGTGGATCATTTGGGCTGTGGCCGAAGCGACAAGCCGCCGCGAGGCATGCACATCGACAATGGCGAATTTCCCTATCGATTGTCGGATCACCGTGACAACTTAGTTCAATTGATTGACAGTCTGAATTTGAAACGAGTCACCCTGATTGCTCACGATTGGGGGGGGGCGATTGGTTTGTCGGCGATGTTGAAACGGACCGATCGACTCGAGCGGATCGTGCTGCTGAACACCGCTGCGTTTCCACCGCCGTATGTTCCTTGGCGGATTGCCGCCTGCCGAATCCCACTGCTCGGTAGCGCTGCGGTACGTGGTTTGAATGCGTTTGCCGGGGCAGCGATTACGATGGCCATGTCGCGGAACAAGTTGTCCAAGGATGCGGCTCGTGGATTGCTCGCTCCATATAATTCGTGGGCGAACCGTGTGGCCAACGACGCCTTTGTTCGCGATATCCCGATGTCCGACAAACACCCGACGATGGCGACGCTACGCCAACTCGAGGCCGATTTGCCCAAGCTCGCTGAACTGCCGTCGCTGTTGGTTTGGGGCATGAAAGATTGGTGCTTTCGGCCGGAATGCCTGCGGCGATTTCAACAGGTTTGGCCTCACGCCAAGACGGTCGAAATCGCGGATGCCGGGCACTATGTGATCGAGGACGCAAACGCAGAAGTGGTTTCCGCGATCGCCGCGTTCCTTCAGGACAGTGATAGCAAGGATTGCTATAGCGATGGTCAATGA
- a CDS encoding ParB/RepB/Spo0J family partition protein: protein MTSATTKDRRLGKGLAALLGTPLDDDGNPVHEASDLGGPRESGGSSKVQSLEISVDEIQNNPFQPRREFNPEEIASLAESLKNHQQLQPVLVRIVDGKYQLISGERRLRATIHAGLKTIRAEVREADDRLVAELAIIENLQRKDLNPIEKALSFKRYIDEHKCKQDDLARRLSIDRSTIANLMRLLELPDAILDLLQAGEISAGHARALLPIGDEEIQIRTAGKIMEETWSVRATETHVAELLKAEEDAETGKKVVNATRQKRRSISPQIEAMQQEMRMIFGTKVEIKSSARGRGKITLHFTDPDEFDRLRAILADAAQPPRLKVAG, encoded by the coding sequence GTGACTAGTGCAACAACGAAGGATCGACGTTTAGGGAAAGGGCTAGCCGCGCTATTGGGCACGCCCCTGGATGACGATGGGAATCCCGTTCATGAAGCAAGCGACCTCGGTGGTCCCCGGGAATCTGGTGGATCGAGTAAGGTCCAATCGCTCGAGATTAGCGTCGACGAAATCCAGAACAATCCGTTTCAACCACGACGCGAATTCAATCCAGAGGAAATCGCATCACTGGCGGAGAGTCTAAAGAACCATCAACAGCTGCAGCCAGTGTTGGTTCGCATTGTCGATGGCAAGTACCAATTGATCAGCGGCGAACGTCGGCTGCGAGCGACCATTCACGCAGGATTGAAAACGATCCGTGCCGAGGTGCGTGAAGCGGACGATCGTTTGGTCGCCGAATTGGCGATCATCGAGAACTTGCAACGCAAGGACCTCAATCCCATTGAAAAGGCGTTGTCATTCAAACGCTACATCGATGAGCACAAATGCAAACAGGACGATCTGGCGCGTCGCTTGAGTATTGACCGCAGCACGATCGCCAACCTGATGCGACTGCTCGAATTGCCCGACGCGATTCTCGACTTGTTGCAAGCTGGCGAGATCAGCGCCGGACATGCTCGGGCGCTATTACCGATTGGTGACGAGGAAATTCAAATTCGCACCGCCGGTAAGATCATGGAAGAGACTTGGAGCGTTCGCGCTACCGAGACGCATGTTGCGGAGTTGTTGAAGGCCGAAGAGGATGCCGAGACCGGCAAGAAGGTCGTCAATGCAACCCGCCAAAAGCGACGATCGATTTCGCCTCAGATCGAAGCGATGCAGCAAGAGATGCGAATGATCTTCGGCACCAAGGTCGAGATCAAAAGTTCAGCACGCGGTCGCGGCAAGATCACCTTGCACTTTACGGACCCCGACGAATTCGATCGACTGCGTGCGATCCTCGCCGACGCCGCACAACCACCGCGTCTGAAGGTTGCCGGCTAA
- a CDS encoding ParA family protein, which produces MGRILCVVNQKGGVGKTTTAVNLSAALAMSGKRSLLVDLDPQCNATGSLGFEPSDGHAIIGTESIESNIVETQVANLSMLRGSRTLQDVDRLADAGETETSQVRKHLDSIIDQYDFILVDCPPSVGPLTQTALTASTEVLMPIQCEYFAMEGLTQLIQTIKKVIVATDGRLTFGGILLTMYDPYLELTREVDEEVRDFFGDIVFDSVVPRDVSLSEAPSHGKTVFEYAPRSRGAFAYTQLCMEVLERD; this is translated from the coding sequence GTGGGAAGGATTCTTTGCGTGGTCAATCAGAAGGGAGGCGTGGGGAAGACAACCACCGCCGTGAACCTTTCGGCCGCATTAGCAATGTCCGGAAAACGCTCGTTGCTGGTCGATCTCGACCCGCAATGCAATGCCACCGGGTCGTTAGGCTTTGAGCCTAGCGACGGACACGCGATCATTGGGACCGAATCGATCGAAAGCAATATCGTGGAAACGCAAGTGGCGAACCTATCGATGTTGCGTGGCAGTCGGACGCTGCAGGATGTCGATCGTTTAGCCGACGCGGGTGAGACTGAAACGTCCCAGGTGCGAAAGCACCTTGATTCGATTATCGACCAATACGATTTCATCTTGGTGGATTGCCCACCGAGCGTGGGTCCGCTAACGCAAACCGCCTTGACCGCCAGCACTGAGGTGTTGATGCCGATCCAGTGCGAATACTTTGCGATGGAAGGACTGACGCAATTAATCCAGACAATAAAAAAGGTGATCGTCGCCACCGACGGCAGACTGACCTTTGGTGGGATCCTACTAACGATGTATGATCCCTATCTCGAATTGACCCGAGAAGTCGACGAGGAAGTACGCGATTTCTTTGGCGATATTGTGTTTGACAGTGTCGTGCCTCGGGATGTTTCGCTCAGCGAAGCACCGAGCCACGGCAAAACCGTGTTTGAGTATGCACCGCGATCCCGCGGCGCGTTTGCTTATACCCAGCTGTGCATGGAGGTGCTCGAGCGTGACTAG
- a CDS encoding TIGR03009 domain-containing protein, with amino-acid sequence MMRPNWTMLLAAALAVPLAIEFRAVMAQQPAPQTQAGANGNVPSYAQGGQTSGKATPAPQGQVAAQGQVARQSMQNQTAAPVQNAQPFAPLNAAQQAQLQQLLLAWQQQSQGTRTLDCKFQRWHYDNLAAPVGQHATRADGVIKYASPDKGLFRVDSLVFYSGMENGKPVYKPQSGLFGEHWVCNGKQLIEFDRSQKQCKIQDLPTEMQGKQIFNSPLPFVFNLDAVEIQRRYWVRQVAAPNDKLVLIEAWPKRQDDRAQYKMVQIALEKETFLPQALIMYAPNFHAKNAPKWDHYEFVDMKRNGVGNAISNFMDNFIQERPPADWTIFRDTFNPNAEPPAQQAANPREGQLK; translated from the coding sequence ATGATGCGACCTAACTGGACAATGCTGCTGGCTGCGGCACTGGCGGTTCCATTGGCGATCGAGTTTCGAGCAGTAATGGCACAGCAGCCAGCCCCACAGACTCAGGCTGGCGCAAACGGAAACGTTCCCTCCTACGCACAAGGCGGTCAAACGTCTGGTAAGGCAACACCGGCACCGCAAGGTCAGGTGGCAGCGCAAGGTCAGGTGGCACGCCAGTCAATGCAGAATCAAACTGCGGCCCCGGTACAGAACGCCCAGCCTTTTGCTCCGCTCAATGCCGCCCAACAAGCTCAACTTCAACAGCTACTGCTGGCTTGGCAACAACAAAGCCAAGGCACACGAACGCTGGATTGCAAATTTCAACGCTGGCATTACGACAATCTTGCCGCCCCGGTTGGCCAGCATGCGACTCGGGCCGACGGCGTGATCAAGTATGCTTCGCCCGACAAGGGGTTGTTCCGCGTTGACTCGCTCGTCTTCTACAGCGGCATGGAAAATGGCAAGCCCGTTTACAAGCCGCAGTCAGGTTTGTTTGGCGAACATTGGGTCTGCAATGGAAAGCAATTGATTGAGTTCGATCGCAGCCAGAAGCAATGTAAGATTCAAGATCTTCCCACGGAGATGCAGGGCAAGCAGATCTTCAACAGCCCGTTGCCGTTTGTCTTTAATCTGGATGCCGTCGAGATCCAGCGTCGTTATTGGGTTCGCCAAGTGGCGGCTCCCAATGACAAGCTGGTGCTGATTGAGGCGTGGCCAAAGCGTCAAGACGATCGGGCTCAGTACAAGATGGTTCAGATCGCGTTAGAGAAAGAGACGTTCTTGCCTCAGGCGTTGATCATGTACGCGCCCAACTTCCATGCCAAGAACGCCCCGAAGTGGGACCACTACGAGTTTGTTGACATGAAGCGAAACGGTGTCGGCAATGCGATCTCGAACTTCATGGACAACTTTATCCAAGAGCGACCACCAGCAGATTGGACTATCTTCCGCGACACGTTCAATCCCAACGCTGAGCCGCCCGCTCAACAAGCGGCGAACCCTCGCGAAGGCCAACTCAAGTAG